From one Streptomyces sp. N50 genomic stretch:
- a CDS encoding LacI family DNA-binding transcriptional regulator: MGRRRPGAPTLEEVAAHARVGRGTVSRVINNAAGVKDSTRRAVQQAIEELGYVPNLAARSLAGRRADAVALVMTEPDWRQFAEPFFSEIVSSLGNALTDTGIQLLLTLVRSDTERQRFLEYARGGRVDGVLLMSVHAGDPLPDMLAEARLPTVLLGRRSGEEYVSYVDADNIGGARSAVSHLAKRGRRVIATITGPLDLYAAQCRLRGYEEALKLAGLKGGPTLVAESDFTADSGRRAMAQLLERHPDIDGVLAASDTTAAGALEALRAAGRRVPEDVAVIGFDDFPLAQQTEPRLTTVRQPIDEIGRAMIRLLLEEMEEGAVAWRHVILRTELVVRDST, encoded by the coding sequence ATGGGCAGGCGACGCCCGGGGGCACCGACGCTGGAGGAGGTGGCCGCCCATGCGCGGGTGGGACGGGGCACGGTCTCCCGCGTCATCAACAACGCGGCGGGCGTGAAGGATTCGACGCGCCGGGCCGTGCAACAGGCCATCGAGGAACTGGGATACGTGCCCAATCTCGCGGCCCGTTCCCTGGCCGGGCGGCGGGCCGACGCCGTCGCCCTGGTCATGACGGAGCCGGACTGGCGGCAGTTCGCGGAGCCCTTCTTCTCCGAGATCGTCAGCTCGCTCGGAAACGCGCTGACGGACACCGGAATACAACTGCTGCTGACCCTGGTCCGCTCGGACACCGAGCGGCAGCGCTTCCTCGAGTACGCACGCGGCGGCCGGGTGGACGGTGTTCTGCTGATGTCCGTGCACGCCGGCGACCCCCTGCCGGACATGCTCGCCGAGGCCCGGCTGCCGACCGTGCTGCTGGGGCGCCGTTCCGGGGAGGAGTACGTCAGCTACGTCGACGCGGACAACATCGGGGGCGCCCGCAGCGCCGTATCCCACCTGGCCAAACGAGGCCGCAGAGTCATCGCCACCATCACCGGGCCGCTCGACCTGTACGCCGCCCAGTGCCGCCTGCGCGGCTACGAGGAGGCCCTCAAACTCGCGGGCCTGAAGGGCGGGCCGACCCTTGTCGCCGAGAGCGACTTCACGGCGGACAGCGGACGCCGCGCCATGGCCCAACTCCTGGAACGGCATCCGGACATCGACGGCGTCCTCGCCGCGTCGGACACCACGGCCGCGGGGGCTCTGGAGGCCCTGCGCGCGGCCGGACGCCGGGTACCCGAGGACGTCGCCGTGATCGGCTTCGACGACTTTCCGCTGGCCCAGCAGACCGAGCCACGGCTGACGACGGTACGTCAGCCGATCGATGAGATCGGGCGCGCCATGATCCGGCTGCTCCTGGAGGAGATGGAAGAGGGCGCCGTGGCCTGGCGTCACGTCATCCTCCGTACGGAGCTGGTGGTCCGCGACTCGACCTGA
- a CDS encoding GH12 family glycosyl hydrolase domain-containing protein, which produces MRPSTHHARSARGLLGALLTAIVSLAALLTTAPAQADTAICQPFGTTTIQGRYVVQNNRWGTSAAQCVTATDSGFRITQADGSVPTNGAPKSYPSVYNGCHYTNCSPGTNLPAQLSTVSTAPSSITYSYVNDAVYDAAYDIWLDPTPRTDGVNRTEIMIWFNKVGSIQPIGSPVATANVGGRDWQVWSGNNGSNDVLSFVAPSAVTSWSFDVMDFARQAISRGLAQNNWYLTSVQAGFEPWQNGAGLAVTSFSSAVNTGSSGGNPGNPGGSTSCKVAYATNVWSGGFTADVAITNTGSSPVNGWQLAFTLPSGQRITNYWNANLSSSSGAVTASNTAYNGQIASGGQVTFGFQGTADGTFVRPSGFSLNGSACTTV; this is translated from the coding sequence ATGCGTCCTTCAACGCACCATGCCCGCAGCGCGCGTGGTCTGCTCGGCGCGCTGCTCACAGCGATCGTCTCGCTCGCCGCGCTCCTGACGACAGCGCCGGCACAGGCCGACACCGCGATCTGCCAGCCCTTCGGAACGACGACCATCCAGGGCCGCTACGTGGTCCAGAACAACCGCTGGGGCACCAGTGCCGCCCAGTGCGTCACGGCTACCGACTCGGGATTCAGGATCACCCAGGCCGACGGATCCGTCCCCACGAACGGCGCTCCGAAGTCGTACCCGTCCGTCTACAACGGCTGCCATTACACCAACTGCTCACCCGGCACCAACCTTCCCGCGCAGCTCAGCACCGTCTCCACCGCACCGTCGAGCATCACCTACAGCTATGTGAACGACGCGGTGTACGACGCCGCGTACGACATCTGGCTCGACCCCACGCCACGGACCGACGGCGTCAACAGGACCGAGATCATGATCTGGTTCAACAAGGTCGGATCCATCCAGCCCATCGGCTCCCCGGTCGCCACCGCCAACGTGGGCGGGCGCGACTGGCAGGTGTGGTCCGGCAACAACGGCTCGAACGACGTGCTGTCGTTCGTCGCACCGTCGGCGGTCACCAGCTGGTCCTTCGACGTCATGGACTTCGCCCGGCAGGCCATTTCCCGCGGACTCGCCCAGAACAACTGGTATCTGACGAGCGTTCAGGCCGGGTTCGAGCCCTGGCAGAACGGCGCCGGTCTCGCCGTGACCTCGTTCTCCTCCGCCGTGAACACCGGGTCCTCCGGCGGTAACCCGGGCAACCCCGGCGGCTCCACGTCCTGCAAGGTGGCATACGCGACGAACGTCTGGTCGGGCGGCTTCACCGCGGACGTCGCCATCACCAACACCGGCTCCTCCCCCGTCAACGGCTGGCAGCTCGCGTTCACGCTCCCCTCCGGGCAGCGGATCACCAACTACTGGAACGCGAACCTGTCCTCGTCGTCAGGAGCCGTCACGGCGAGCAACACGGCCTACAACGGCCAGATCGCAAGTGGCGGCCAGGTGACCTTCGGGTTCCAGGGAACTGCCGACGGAACCTTCGTCAGGCCCTCCGGCTTCAGCCTCAACGGGAGCGCCTGCACAACCGTGTGA
- a CDS encoding 1,4-beta-glucanase translates to MHGSDPSRRAVLAGSAAAAALAGLSSLQGRARAAESAHGEATAASPYNWRNVFIGGTGFVTGVVFHPAVKGLAYARTDMGGAYRWDDTAARWIPLLDWVSQDDQNLLGVESLAIDPARPDRLYLALGTYAQSWADNGAFLRSDDRGATWTRTDLTVKLGSNEDGRGTGERLLLDPRNSDTLWLGTRHDGLLKSTDRGATWAAATGFPPVPSASGQGVTVLVAAGRTVYAGWGDGDGSTTANTLYRTTDGTTWVPVPGQPTGPTAKMPMRAAYDARADELYVTYANAPGPNGQSNGSVHKLAVAGGTWTDVTPVKPGGADGFGYGGASVDAQRAGTVVVTTNNRWSSGDTLFRTTDGGRTWTSLKDTATIDVSETPFLKWGKAEPTFGWWIQMAAIDPFDSQHIVYGTGATLYGTRDLKKWAPQIRGLEETSVLFLISPPTGQAHLLSGSRDIGTLYHDRLTTSPAGGLATNPVFSTAAGLAQAANKPSYVVRTGLGDNGNGASSNDGGQTWTPFKAQPADAKEAPGPIATTADGNVLVWSFIHWDGTKHATQRSADNGATWSVVSSFPAGATPVADPVDAKILYAFDTATGKLFASTDKGLTFTARATGLPSGDAGYQLTAAPGRSGDLWLSTKGNGLFRSTDGGKSFAKLPSCQASFTLGFGAAAEGASYLSVYQVATVGGVTGVYRSDDTAKTWLRINDAQHQWGWIGQAITGDPRVYGHVYLATNGRGVQFGQPA, encoded by the coding sequence ATGCATGGGTCCGATCCGAGTCGGCGTGCCGTTCTCGCGGGGAGCGCGGCCGCGGCCGCGCTCGCCGGCCTCTCCTCGCTCCAGGGCCGAGCCCGGGCCGCGGAATCCGCGCACGGCGAGGCAACCGCAGCGTCGCCCTACAACTGGCGCAACGTGTTCATCGGCGGCACCGGATTCGTCACCGGCGTGGTGTTCCATCCCGCCGTGAAGGGGCTCGCGTACGCCCGTACCGACATGGGCGGCGCCTACCGCTGGGACGACACCGCGGCCCGCTGGATCCCGCTGCTGGACTGGGTCAGCCAGGACGACCAGAACCTCCTCGGTGTCGAGTCCCTGGCCATCGACCCCGCCCGGCCGGACCGCCTCTACCTGGCTCTCGGCACCTACGCCCAGTCGTGGGCGGACAACGGCGCGTTCCTGCGCTCCGACGACCGCGGGGCGACCTGGACCCGTACCGACCTCACAGTGAAGCTCGGCTCCAACGAGGACGGCCGGGGCACGGGCGAACGCCTCCTCCTGGACCCGCGCAACAGTGACACCCTGTGGCTGGGCACCCGGCACGACGGCCTCCTCAAGTCGACGGACCGGGGCGCCACCTGGGCCGCCGCGACCGGCTTCCCGCCCGTCCCCAGTGCCTCCGGCCAGGGCGTCACCGTCCTCGTCGCCGCCGGGCGCACCGTGTACGCCGGCTGGGGTGACGGCGACGGCTCCACGACCGCGAACACCCTGTACCGCACCACCGATGGCACCACGTGGGTGCCCGTCCCCGGCCAGCCGACCGGACCGACGGCCAAGATGCCCATGCGGGCCGCGTACGACGCCCGCGCCGACGAGCTCTACGTGACGTACGCCAACGCCCCCGGTCCCAACGGCCAGTCCAACGGCAGCGTCCACAAACTGGCCGTCGCCGGCGGTACGTGGACCGACGTCACCCCGGTGAAGCCCGGCGGCGCCGACGGCTTCGGTTATGGCGGGGCCTCCGTGGACGCCCAGCGCGCCGGCACCGTCGTCGTCACCACCAACAACCGCTGGTCGTCGGGCGACACCCTGTTCCGCACGACCGACGGGGGCCGGACCTGGACCTCCCTCAAGGACACGGCGACCATCGACGTGTCCGAGACCCCGTTCCTCAAGTGGGGGAAGGCGGAGCCGACGTTCGGCTGGTGGATCCAGATGGCCGCCATCGACCCCTTCGACTCCCAGCACATCGTCTACGGCACCGGCGCAACCCTCTACGGCACCCGCGACCTGAAGAAGTGGGCCCCGCAGATCCGTGGCCTGGAGGAGACGTCGGTGCTCTTCCTGATCTCGCCGCCGACCGGCCAGGCACACCTGCTCAGCGGCTCACGGGACATCGGCACGCTCTACCACGACCGGCTCACGACGTCTCCGGCCGGCGGCCTGGCGACCAACCCGGTCTTCAGCACGGCGGCGGGCCTCGCGCAGGCCGCGAACAAGCCGTCCTACGTGGTCCGCACGGGCCTCGGCGACAACGGCAACGGCGCCTCCTCGAACGACGGCGGGCAGACCTGGACGCCCTTCAAGGCCCAGCCCGCCGACGCCAAGGAAGCACCGGGGCCGATCGCCACCACCGCCGACGGCAACGTCCTGGTGTGGTCCTTCATCCACTGGGACGGCACCAAGCACGCGACCCAGCGCTCCGCGGACAACGGGGCCACCTGGTCGGTGGTCTCCTCGTTCCCCGCCGGTGCCACACCGGTGGCGGACCCGGTCGACGCCAAGATCCTGTATGCGTTCGACACCGCCACCGGAAAGCTGTTCGCCAGCACCGACAAGGGTCTGACGTTCACGGCCCGGGCCACCGGACTCCCCTCCGGCGACGCCGGGTACCAGCTGACCGCGGCACCGGGACGCTCCGGTGACCTGTGGCTCAGCACCAAGGGCAACGGGCTGTTCCGGTCCACCGACGGCGGCAAGTCCTTCGCGAAGCTCCCGAGCTGCCAGGCCTCGTTCACGCTCGGCTTCGGCGCGGCGGCCGAGGGTGCCTCCTATCTCTCGGTCTACCAGGTGGCCACCGTGGGAGGCGTCACCGGCGTCTACCGCTCCGACGACACCGCAAAAACCTGGCTGCGCATCAACGACGCCCAGCACCAGTGGGGCTGGATCGGCCAGGCCATCACTGGAGACCCCCGGGTCTACGGCCATGTGTACCTGGCCACCAACGGCCGCGGTGTCCAGTTCGGCCAACCGGCCTGA
- a CDS encoding MDR family MFS transporter — translation MSDSLSVARSPEEKRHSFDGRSRFGLIYAGLMAVMLLASLDQTIVSTALPTVVGELHGVTHMAWVTTAYILAATVVMPVYGRLGDLLGRRNLYLGGIILFLAGSAIAGSAQDMAMLIIGRAIQGLGGGGLMITSQAIVADLVPPRQRAKYMAPIGVIFGLSSVVGPLLGGWFTDGIGWRWCFWINLPVGLLALAVCAMALHLPRKALKATIDYVGITLMTAAVTCTVLVADWGGTDYSWSDPLVLGLAGAGAGSWALFFYSQSWVTEPIIPLRLFRSPIFDIATIIGMIVIGVGMFAVVSYMPTYLQMVYGVTAAQSGWLLLPMVVGLMGASLPVGLRMSRTGRYRIYPIAGSLVIAVTALMLSTLQVATPLALICGYLFLMGVGIGLMSQTLVLAVQNAFPAADVGTATSANNFFREIGATVGNAAVGAIFTSRLTDQLGTRLSSTGRTTVGDTESLTPAIVHALPTRVQDAVVEAYQHALAPVFAYLVPLFLVGAVLAVVLPEKRLAGGDSDGSGGETLGRTPDGPGTKAS, via the coding sequence ATGAGTGACTCCCTCTCTGTGGCGCGCTCGCCGGAGGAAAAGCGGCACTCCTTCGACGGCCGCAGCCGGTTCGGACTCATATACGCCGGCCTGATGGCCGTGATGCTGCTCGCCTCACTCGACCAGACCATCGTCAGCACCGCACTGCCCACCGTCGTAGGCGAGCTGCACGGTGTGACACACATGGCCTGGGTGACCACGGCCTACATCCTCGCCGCCACCGTGGTGATGCCCGTCTACGGACGCCTCGGCGATCTGCTCGGCCGCAGGAACCTCTACCTCGGCGGAATCATCCTCTTCCTGGCGGGTTCCGCGATCGCCGGATCCGCGCAGGACATGGCGATGCTGATCATCGGCCGGGCCATCCAGGGCCTGGGCGGCGGCGGACTGATGATCACCTCACAGGCGATCGTCGCCGACCTGGTACCGCCCCGGCAGCGCGCGAAGTACATGGCACCGATCGGCGTCATCTTCGGACTGTCGTCTGTCGTCGGCCCGCTGCTCGGCGGTTGGTTCACCGACGGCATCGGCTGGCGCTGGTGCTTCTGGATCAACCTGCCGGTCGGCCTGCTCGCACTCGCCGTGTGCGCCATGGCGCTGCACCTGCCGCGCAAGGCGCTCAAGGCCACGATCGACTACGTCGGCATCACCCTCATGACGGCAGCCGTCACCTGCACCGTGCTGGTCGCGGACTGGGGCGGAACCGACTATTCGTGGAGCGACCCGCTCGTCCTCGGCCTCGCAGGCGCGGGTGCTGGATCCTGGGCCCTGTTCTTCTACTCGCAGAGCTGGGTGACCGAACCGATCATCCCGCTGCGCCTGTTCCGCAGCCCCATCTTCGACATCGCCACCATCATCGGCATGATCGTGATCGGTGTCGGCATGTTCGCGGTCGTCAGCTACATGCCCACGTACTTGCAGATGGTCTACGGCGTCACCGCCGCGCAGTCCGGCTGGTTGTTGCTGCCGATGGTGGTCGGCCTGATGGGTGCGAGCCTGCCGGTCGGCCTGCGGATGAGCCGGACCGGCCGCTACCGGATCTATCCGATCGCCGGTTCCCTTGTCATCGCCGTCACGGCTCTGATGCTCTCCACTCTTCAGGTGGCCACGCCTCTCGCCCTGATCTGCGGTTACCTCTTCCTGATGGGCGTGGGCATCGGCCTCATGTCCCAGACCCTCGTCCTGGCCGTCCAGAACGCCTTCCCCGCCGCCGACGTGGGCACCGCGACCTCCGCCAACAACTTCTTCCGGGAGATCGGCGCGACGGTCGGGAACGCCGCGGTCGGCGCGATCTTCACCAGCCGGCTGACCGACCAACTCGGCACCCGGCTGTCTTCGACCGGCCGTACGACAGTCGGCGACACGGAGTCACTGACCCCCGCAATCGTCCATGCTCTGCCGACTCGGGTCCAGGACGCCGTGGTTGAGGCCTACCAGCACGCCCTGGCACCAGTCTTCGCCTACCTGGTCCCGCTGTTCCTCGTCGGTGCCGTGCTGGCCGTCGTGCTTCCCGAGAAGCGGCTCGCCGGCGGCGACAGCGACGGATCAGGCGGGGAGACACTGGGGCGTACGCCCGACGGACCCGGGACGAAGGCGAGTTGA
- a CDS encoding MFS transporter, protein MPTGDTVPSSSEAGWKSYLGDLWNAPPGAKAALSGCLLLMLVSPSGLSAMTTFVIPSFAKDTGAAESSGILVFVTLPLLIGPIALPFAGRWVDQLGARRVAIRSAVLYAALTALIPACGSSVPALAVVMILSSTFGFMAGLAVVFKVISVWLPQHKGFGFALIGVAPSAAAAVFSPVFQWLISGGAGLGWKGTYLLVAVVIALVAIPTAMFLISEPTAPRVTGPELELPRLPGIPLPKAIRTRVWISITISLAFAAAGPMVVRQIAVGFFSERGFSEATVSLTLSALFATSVVGLLVGGLVLDRTDRPWVVVPMLAAVPMGLVIAFVNHGSIPLLFVAMILLGFAYGAESSLGPFLIARYFGLTSFAQLQGLTLAISTLSLGLAPYLVSAVQSATGSYTVPVLALTVMTLVAVVLAALLPKFPPQWKIESSPDLATESA, encoded by the coding sequence GTGCCCACGGGCGACACTGTCCCGTCCTCGTCCGAAGCAGGCTGGAAGTCCTATCTCGGCGACCTCTGGAACGCACCACCAGGTGCCAAGGCCGCGCTGAGCGGCTGTCTCCTCCTCATGCTGGTAAGTCCCTCCGGCCTCTCCGCGATGACGACGTTCGTCATTCCGTCGTTCGCCAAGGACACGGGTGCCGCCGAATCCTCCGGCATCCTCGTGTTCGTCACGCTGCCATTGCTGATCGGGCCGATCGCCCTGCCCTTCGCCGGCCGTTGGGTGGATCAGCTGGGTGCACGCAGGGTCGCGATCCGCTCCGCCGTCCTCTACGCCGCGCTGACGGCACTGATCCCCGCATGCGGGTCCAGCGTGCCGGCGCTGGCGGTCGTGATGATTCTGTCGTCCACCTTCGGCTTCATGGCGGGGCTCGCTGTCGTCTTCAAGGTGATCTCGGTCTGGCTGCCCCAGCACAAGGGCTTTGGATTCGCCCTCATCGGCGTCGCCCCCAGCGCGGCCGCCGCCGTGTTCTCACCGGTTTTTCAGTGGCTGATCAGCGGTGGCGCAGGGCTCGGATGGAAGGGAACCTACCTACTCGTGGCGGTGGTGATCGCGCTCGTGGCGATCCCGACGGCCATGTTCCTCATCTCCGAGCCGACGGCGCCGCGCGTGACGGGGCCCGAACTGGAGCTGCCACGTCTTCCGGGCATTCCGCTGCCCAAGGCGATCCGAACCCGGGTCTGGATCTCCATCACGATCTCCCTCGCCTTCGCGGCAGCCGGCCCGATGGTCGTGCGCCAGATCGCGGTCGGTTTCTTCAGCGAGCGGGGATTCAGCGAGGCGACGGTCTCGTTGACCTTGTCCGCGTTGTTCGCCACGTCGGTGGTGGGACTGCTCGTCGGCGGGCTGGTCCTGGACCGGACCGACCGACCCTGGGTCGTGGTCCCGATGCTCGCGGCGGTGCCGATGGGGCTCGTGATCGCCTTCGTGAACCACGGCTCGATACCGCTGCTGTTCGTCGCGATGATCCTCCTCGGCTTCGCCTACGGCGCTGAGTCGTCACTGGGTCCCTTCCTCATCGCGCGGTACTTCGGTCTCACCTCGTTCGCGCAGTTGCAGGGCCTGACGCTGGCCATCTCCACGCTGTCGCTCGGACTGGCGCCCTACCTGGTCAGCGCGGTGCAGAGCGCGACCGGGAGCTATACGGTGCCGGTGCTCGCGCTCACCGTAATGACGTTGGTCGCCGTCGTTCTGGCAGCGCTGCTACCGAAGTTCCCGCCGCAGTGGAAGATCGAAAGCTCTCCCGACCTGGCCACCGAGTCGGCGTGA
- a CDS encoding acyl-CoA dehydrogenase family protein: MTMTLPKVSRFPESPHISEEGRHMRDAVRAAAPGLAERAREGELLGTLAPETVSVLHEIGVFRITIPVELGGFALGARDTAEVVRELGRVDGSAGWTVIVSSASRSALALDDRVKDEVFADIDTWRGPLLFGATVFAPKVGDGRKVEGGWMVKGKWAFGSGCKIAKWGSVGFEYDDPKTGERRRAMGLLSQDQYTIVDDWQVMGMSATSSNSVRADEEVFVPEYRVIHTMDMPARMDALRGKYQGLGFMHSATGTMVATTTAFAALALGMTEGALRAFVEQAAKRPPFNLPYPTMADMASTQVVAGKARAVINTAAAVIERQADEIDRRALSGEDFHPWDEPEITMDLVHQIHACLQVIDGLQLALGSSTVGLSNPIQRFVRDVHVLATHGAFRIDPMAEINGRDIFGLEPLPVIAALGSPPPGKLPPHAANGSVPGPVPRPA; the protein is encoded by the coding sequence ATGACCATGACGTTGCCCAAAGTGAGCAGGTTCCCCGAGTCGCCCCATATCAGCGAGGAGGGACGGCACATGCGCGACGCGGTGCGCGCTGCGGCGCCCGGCCTCGCCGAACGTGCCCGCGAGGGCGAGTTGCTGGGCACGCTCGCACCCGAGACAGTCTCGGTGCTGCACGAGATCGGCGTCTTCCGCATCACCATCCCGGTGGAGTTGGGCGGGTTCGCCCTCGGTGCCCGCGACACCGCGGAGGTCGTGCGTGAACTCGGCCGCGTCGACGGGTCGGCCGGCTGGACGGTGATCGTCTCCAGCGCGTCCCGTAGCGCGCTCGCACTCGACGACCGTGTGAAGGACGAGGTCTTCGCCGACATCGACACCTGGCGGGGACCACTCCTGTTCGGCGCCACCGTTTTCGCCCCGAAGGTCGGCGACGGCCGCAAGGTCGAGGGCGGCTGGATGGTGAAGGGCAAGTGGGCGTTCGGCAGCGGCTGCAAGATCGCGAAGTGGGGCTCGGTCGGGTTCGAGTACGACGACCCCAAGACCGGCGAACGGCGTCGTGCGATGGGACTGCTCTCCCAGGACCAGTACACGATCGTCGACGACTGGCAGGTCATGGGCATGAGCGCCACGTCGAGCAACAGTGTGCGGGCCGACGAGGAGGTGTTCGTCCCCGAGTACCGCGTCATCCACACCATGGACATGCCCGCCCGCATGGACGCTCTGCGCGGCAAGTACCAGGGACTCGGGTTCATGCACTCCGCGACCGGAACCATGGTCGCCACCACGACGGCCTTCGCGGCGCTCGCCCTCGGCATGACCGAGGGCGCACTCCGCGCCTTCGTTGAACAGGCCGCCAAGCGGCCGCCGTTCAACCTGCCCTATCCGACCATGGCCGACATGGCCTCGACGCAGGTCGTGGCCGGCAAGGCGAGGGCCGTCATCAACACGGCCGCGGCGGTCATCGAGCGCCAGGCGGACGAGATCGACCGGCGTGCGCTGTCGGGCGAGGACTTCCACCCGTGGGACGAACCGGAGATCACGATGGACCTCGTCCATCAGATCCATGCCTGTCTCCAGGTGATCGACGGGCTGCAGCTGGCACTCGGTTCCTCGACCGTGGGCCTGTCCAACCCGATCCAGCGTTTCGTCCGGGACGTGCATGTGCTGGCGACCCACGGCGCGTTCCGGATCGACCCGATGGCGGAGATCAACGGTCGGGACATCTTCGGGCTGGAACCGCTCCCGGTGATCGCCGCCCTGGGCTCGCCCCCGCCCGGAAAGCTGCCCCCGCACGCGGCCAACGGCAGCGTCCCGGGCCCGGTGCCACGCCCCGCGTGA